Within Klebsiella sp. RIT-PI-d, the genomic segment CATCGGAATTACCGCTGCGACGGTAAAGATTTTAGGATGGGCCAGATACCAGCGCGACCAATAAATACCGATAGTGCCCACCAGTATGGATGCCATAAACGTGGACCATTCGATATTGAATCCCGCGGTAAACATAGCCATTCGGGAGCCGTGCCCGATGGCCCCCAGTAGCGCGCACCACGGCAATGCGCGATGAGGAACGTTAAATACCATCGCAAATCCGACCGCAGGGATGGCCGAGAGGATCATGTCCTGTATCAGCGCCAGCAGAAAATCAATTATGCCCATCCGCGTAGTCCCCATAAAGTAAGCGCCATCACCACACCAATACAGGTTGCCAGCGTCAGAAGACTGGCGATTGCCCAGCGGGCTAGCCCGGTGTTTATATGTCCTTTAAACATATCGGCTACCGCGTTAATTAATGGAAAACCCGGAACCAGCAGCAGGACGCTGGCAGCCATAGCGACATTTGACGTTTCGCTAAATAAAGGAAGTCTTAACAGCAGACCCGAAATTGTCGTGGCGACAAAAGCGGTCAGGCAGAAATTAATTTGCGGATGCAGTGAACGGTGAGTTAATACTTGACGCACGTACATCGCCACTGCGCTTGCACTAAAGGTAATAAATGCGCCATCCCAGCCGCCATCATTCAGTTTACAAAAACAGCCGCAGGAGAGGCCG encodes:
- a CDS encoding threonine/serine exporter, producing MGIIDFLLALIQDMILSAIPAVGFAMVFNVPHRALPWCALLGAIGHGSRMAMFTAGFNIEWSTFMASILVGTIGIYWSRWYLAHPKIFTVAAVIPMFPGIAAYTAMVSAVKISHFGYSETLMIMLLTHFLKASSIVGALSIGLSLPGLWLYRKRPRV
- a CDS encoding threonine/serine ThrE exporter family protein, producing MQADRSLQRTITRLCIQCGLFLLQHGAESALVEELSTRLGRALGMDSVESAISSNAIVLTTIKDGLCLTSTRKNSDRGINMHVVTEVQHIVIMAEHKLLDHREVEKRFNHIKPLRYPRWLLVIMVGLSCGCFCKLNDGGWDGAFITFSASAVAMYVRQVLTHRSLHPQINFCLTAFVATTISGLLLRLPLFSETSNVAMAASVLLLVPGFPLINAVADMFKGHINTGLARWAIASLLTLATCIGVVMALTLWGLRGWA